The Spirochaetaceae bacterium genome segment CGCCGCGACGGCGGCCGCGGGCGCCCGCGGTTCGACCGGCCACGCGGGCCGCGCCGCGGGCGCGACGCCGACTACCGCCGGAGCGAGGATTGATCGAGCGGGGGACGCTCGCCAACGGCGTCACCCTGCTGTGCGAGCCGGTGGAGAGCACGGAGACGTGCGCCGTCGGCTTCTGGTTTCCTACCGGGTCGCGCGATGAGCAGCGCCATGAGCGCGGGCTTTCGCACTTCCTTGAGCACATGCTGTTCAAGGGCACCGAGTGCCGCTCGGCCCTGGACATCGCCGTGCAGATCGATCGCGTGGGCGGCAACATCAACGCGTTCACCGACCGCGAGTCGACCTGCTTTTTCTGTACGCTTCCCGCCGCCCATGCCGGGCTGGCGGTGGACGTGCTGTGCGACATGGTCAGATCGGCTACCCTGGCCGAGGCGGACATTCAGAAAGAGAAGGTGGTGGTGCGCAATGAGATTCGCGCTGCCGACGACTCTCCGGAAGAGCAGGGTTACCAGATGTTCCTGGAGCGGTTGTGGGGATCGCATCCTCTGGCGGCCACGGTTGCCGGCAGGGAACAGGACGTGGCGCGCATCGACAGGGACGGTCTCGAGGCGTTCTACCGGCATCGGTATCACCCGGCCAATCTGGTGGTAACCGCGGCCGGCAACCTGGACTTCGATGCCGTGGCGGGGATAGTGAACGAGCGGCTGAGCGCGGGCGGCAAACCGGTCGCCGCCGGGAAGCGCGTGCCGCCGGCGCAGCATCGCAGCCAGGATTACGCCGACAGTTCATTCCAGCAGGCGCAGATCTATGCCGCGACCACGCTGGCACCCCCAGCGGCGCCTGCCACCTACTACGCACTCCTCGTGCTGTCCACCGCGTTCGGCGAGTCGATGAGTTCCCGCCTGTTCCAGCGCATCCGCGAGGACGCCGGGCTGTGCTACTCGGTGGAGACGATCCGCAGCCACTACTCGGACGTGTGGAAGTGGGGAATCTACGCCAACGCGATGCCCGAACTCGCCCCGCGGCTGCTTGCCGCCCTGAACCGGGAACTGCACCGGCTTGCCGACCACCCGCCGTCGGGGAGCGAGGTGGACGATGCGATCAGTCACCTGACCGGGAGCATGGTGTTCGCGAGGGAGGACATGGAGACGCGCATGAAGCGTATTGCCGGTCAATACCAGTTGTTCGGAAGCGTCATGGAGTTGGACCAGGCGGCCAACCTGCTGCACTCCGTCACCGCCGACGATGTCGCAGCCGTTGCGGCACGGTTGCTGCAGCCCGGACGCTTCAATCTCCTGGTGTACGGCGCCGGGGACTCGAACGGCTCGGGCCGGGCAAGGTTCGACTGGTAGGTTTTGCTGGCTGCCCGTTCGCACAGCCGCTCCGTGGGCCGTGCAGGCGTACCGGTACCCGGTCGCGCTCGCTCGCCGATCCAAGCCCGGCCACGGTTTCGGCCCACCGGACTGGCGGCGGCGCTCCTGGCGCTGCTGGCCGCCATGATCGCGGGGGCGCAGTCGGCGGTCGATCCGCTGCCGGCGGAGTTGCTCGACGCTGCCCGATCCGCGCTCGAACAGGGGGCGCACGACTCCGCTGCCGCCAGCCTGCGCCAACTGCGGCTGCTGTACCCCGAGTCGCCCCTGGTAGCGGAGTCGCTGGTGCTCGCCGCGCAGGTCGCCGAGACACAGGACAATCCGTTCCGCGAGCGGTTTCTCCTCACCGAAGCGCGGCAAGCGGTACGCGGACTCTCGGCAGCCGGAGTACTGGCGGACGGCGAGGCCGCCGCACTGCGCCTGCGGATCGCTCGGCGGCTGGGCACACTCCTGGAGCAGGAACGGGAGTACGAAGGCGCGCTGCGCAACTACGCCGAAGGAATCGCCCTGTTGGGCGTGCGTGCCCGGTCGGCGGCGTCGCCGGAAGAGCGCCGGGAGCTCGCCCACATGCGGCTGGCGGCAGCGCGCCTGAGCCACCGGTACCGCGTCGGCGCCGGCGGCGATGCCGAACGATTCTTCGATCAGATAGACCCTGAACAGCTCACCGGGGGAGCGATCGAAGCATACCGCGACTTGGCTCGCGCCCTGATGTGGAGCTATCTCACGCCACGCGAGCTTGGCTTGCACGATGCCAATATTTCGGCGATCGCCACCGATGGCGACGACGTGTGGGTGGGGAGTTGGACCGGTGGTCTTGCTCGCTATACCCACTCCACCGGTGAGCGCACCGTGTTTCGCGACGGGCCGCGGTCGCTGTTGTCGTTGCGCGTGCGCGACATCGCGACGGTGGATGAATACATCTGGGTCGGCACCGACCGCGGATTGTCGGTGTACGCGCTCGCGAGCAGCCGCTGGCGCCACGAGTTGACCATCGGCGATGAGCAGGACCCGGTGGCACTCGCGGCGATCGCCAGCATCGACGACACGGTGTTTGCCGGGACGCTCGGGCGAGGGTTGTGGCGCGACGACGGCTCCGGCTGGCAGGCGCTGGAAGGGGCGCTGCCGGGACAGTTCATCACGGCCTTGCAGGTGGTGGGCGATACGCTTTGGATCGGGACGATCGATCTCGGCCTGGCTGCGCTCGACCTGGCGAGCGGCGACGTGCGCAGCTTCGATGAGATCAATCCCGGCCTCGGACCGCGCAATGTCACCGCCATCGTGCCCGCCGCCGACGGCGCGTTGTGGATCACCACCTTCGGCTCCGGCGTGTACCGGTGGCAGCCGGGACCCAATCGCATCACGCACTTCAGCGTCGCCAGCGGCGATCTTCCGGACGACTGGGTGCTGTCCGGAGCGGCGGGCGACAACGGCATGTACTTCGGCACGTTCGGGGGCGGCGTTGCGCGCTTCGCGCAGCCCGGCGGCACGTGGTCGATCATCAGCCTGGCCCATGGGCTGCCATCCCTCAACGTGGCGGTGGTGACGGCGGCGCGCGGCACGGTCTACTTCGGGACGCTCGGCGGCGGCGTGGCCGTGCTGTCGGAGCGGCGCAGTGTACACGGCTTGTAGCCACGTGACGGCTTGTAGCCGCGTGCACGGCTTGTAGCCGCCCATGGCAGAACTCCGGCGCCATCGAGGCATGCGCGGCAGCAGACTGGTGATGCGCTACGTGGCACGCGAGTTTGTCCTCTGGTTCGTCGCGGCCTTCCTGTTCTTTTTCTCGATTTTCTTCGTGAACGTGTTGCTGGTCACGGCAACCGACATCATGGCCAAGCAGGTCCCGATCGAGGACGTGGTACGTCTGCTGATCTATTCGCTCCCACAGATTGTTCATCTGTCG includes the following:
- a CDS encoding pitrilysin family protein, encoding MIERGTLANGVTLLCEPVESTETCAVGFWFPTGSRDEQRHERGLSHFLEHMLFKGTECRSALDIAVQIDRVGGNINAFTDRESTCFFCTLPAAHAGLAVDVLCDMVRSATLAEADIQKEKVVVRNEIRAADDSPEEQGYQMFLERLWGSHPLAATVAGREQDVARIDRDGLEAFYRHRYHPANLVVTAAGNLDFDAVAGIVNERLSAGGKPVAAGKRVPPAQHRSQDYADSSFQQAQIYAATTLAPPAAPATYYALLVLSTAFGESMSSRLFQRIREDAGLCYSVETIRSHYSDVWKWGIYANAMPELAPRLLAALNRELHRLADHPPSGSEVDDAISHLTGSMVFAREDMETRMKRIAGQYQLFGSVMELDQAANLLHSVTADDVAAVAARLLQPGRFNLLVYGAGDSNGSGRARFDW